The segment CTGGGAGGCATTTGCCAAGCTCCAGAAACTCGGGACACGCTGGAGTTACGATTTTGAGGTCCGCATCAAGAAACTGCCGGACCTGAAAATCGGCAAAGGCACGTTCGGCAGCCTGCTTCCCAGGATTGGAGAGTGATGGATCTCATCCTTGCCTCTACCTCGCCGCGTCGTCGCGATCTGTTGCGGCGGCTGGGCTTCCGCTTCCGGATTGTGGCCCCGGTGGCCAGCGAAGAGCCGGAAGCTGTTGGACTCAAGGCCGGAAGTGCGCCCAAACGGTATGCGGTCGCTTGCGCCAAGGCCAAGGCCACATCAGTCGCTGCGTTCTACGGCAACAGTCGCAGCGGTCAGCACGCGGGGCCAGGGTGGGTCGTAGGTGTGGACACGATTGTCGTCTGCGGCAGAAGGACTCTGGGCAAGCCGCGCAGCCGGGCCGAAGCCAGCAGGATGCTGAACATGCTGTCCGGACGCACGCATACGGTGGTCTCCGCAGTCGCAGTAGTACGGATGCCGGAGGGCAACGTCCTTGCCGCTTCCGAGTCCACCCAAGTCACATTCCGCAAACTGGGCGGGGATGAGATCGAACGCTATGTCGCCGGGCCTGAACCCTACGACAAGGCGGGAGCCTACGGGATCCAGGAGCAGGCGTCCATCTTTGTCAGCCGCGTGTCCGGATGCCTGCTGAACGTCGTCGGACTGCCCGTGCCCCTGCTGCTCAAGCTGCTGCGGGACTCCGGCTGGCGTCAGTAGCGGCTCTGCAACTCAGCGGTCAAGGACGGCGAGGTCCTAAGGCCCGGCCTTCCAGACGTTCAGCCAGTAGCCATAATCCCCGGCACCCCGCGTGTTGTCGACTACCACGTGATACAACCCGAATGCGTCGACCCTGACTGAGAATGTGCTGGTTTCGTGAGGCCGCTGCCTAATCAAGGCGACAGCAGGTTGGCCGGCCACCCACTTCACGAAGTTGGTGTCATCCATCAGCTGTAGATAGATTTCCCCCTCGTCCGACCCGCAGTAGCCGTAGAGCCAGTAGCCGGCACGCACGCTGTCCGACCATGACTGGAAGTCCCCCGCCTTCACCGAGGCATCCCAGAACAGCACGCCTGTGGTCTCGGCCCGTACCGTCACGTTCAGGCTGTCCACCGCTGTCAGTCCGTCTTCGTCAGTGACGGTAACCCGTATGACGCCGTCACCCGAAGACTCGGGCGCGAACCAGCGGACCCTGTCGCCCCAGTTCCAGCCAAGAGCGCCACCCTCCCCGGACCAGGAATATGAGAGCTGCCTCGAGTCCGGA is part of the candidate division WOR-3 bacterium genome and harbors:
- the maf gene encoding septum formation protein Maf, which encodes MMDLILASTSPRRRDLLRRLGFRFRIVAPVASEEPEAVGLKAGSAPKRYAVACAKAKATSVAAFYGNSRSGQHAGPGWVVGVDTIVVCGRRTLGKPRSRAEASRMLNMLSGRTHTVVSAVAVVRMPEGNVLAASESTQVTFRKLGGDEIERYVAGPEPYDKAGAYGIQEQASIFVSRVSGCLLNVVGLPVPLLLKLLRDSGWRQ